One Bacilli bacterium genomic window, AAAAAGTAGTTCTTGGCAAGTGGTTGATAACAAACCCCAAAGTTTTGATATTGGATGAGCCGACTCGGGGCATTGACGTCGGAGCCAAGTTTGAAATTTACACGATCATGAATGAACTTGTGCAAAAGGGTGTGGCCATCATTATGATTTCCTCGGAGCTGCCCGAAATTTTGGGGATGAGCCATCGTATTCTGGTGCTGTCGGAAGGCCGGTTTACCGGTGAATTTTCCCGGCAGGAAGCAACCCAGGAAAAAATCATGATTGCCGCAACAGGAGGGAGAAAATAATGAGTCTGCAAAATGCGCTAGCCGTGAACAAGACAACCAAAAAACGCAAACTCGAATGGTTCAGGATGGATATCCGGGCGTA contains:
- a CDS encoding ATP-binding cassette domain-containing protein — its product is LEDVSTHSVIDHNKEIVSGQTYIDSLKIKANSVETIAGTLSGGNQQKVVLGKWLITNPKVLILDEPTRGIDVGAKFEIYTIMNELVQKGVAIIMISSELPEILGMSHRILVLSEGRFTGEFSRQEATQEKIMIAATGGRK